From Terriglobales bacterium, one genomic window encodes:
- a CDS encoding benzoate-CoA ligase family protein, giving the protein MDPLRIPERFNAAAYFVDRHLAEHRYAKVAFECGGERVTYAALYERVNRCGNALRQLGVRAGDRVILLLLDTPAFACAFFGAIKIGAVAVPANVLLKPSDWQHILADSGACAVVVALELRDEFLKVDRTKLPNLKFVLVAGGESLPGALSLADAMSAASPALDPAATGKDEPAFWLYSSGSTGVPKGCVHRHRDMLVCAERYAKGVLGIREGDRFFSVAKLFFAYGLGNGLYFPLAAGATGILWPGSTSPANIYSVIERTRPTLFFSVPSNFAALLATTREGRDYDLSSIRYAVSAGESLPASLYHRFHERFGVEILDAIGSTECLHMFIANRPGAARAGSSGQIIPGYAARLLDESGQPVAAGEIGNLFIQSDATCIEYWNQPEKTRATIREGWIRTGDKYRVDADGYYWYAGRSDDMLKVSGMWVSPVEIEAALIEHPAVLEAAVVGREDGERLVKPAAYVVLRDAAGTDALAAELQQFVAQKLAAYKRPRWVEFLPELPKTATGKIQRFKLR; this is encoded by the coding sequence GTGGACCCGCTCCGCATCCCCGAACGGTTCAACGCCGCCGCGTACTTCGTGGACCGCCACCTGGCGGAACATCGGTACGCGAAGGTCGCCTTCGAGTGCGGCGGCGAGCGTGTAACCTATGCGGCGCTCTACGAACGCGTGAATCGCTGCGGAAATGCGCTGCGCCAGCTCGGCGTCCGCGCCGGCGATCGCGTCATCCTGCTGCTGCTCGATACTCCCGCGTTTGCCTGCGCATTCTTTGGCGCCATCAAAATCGGCGCCGTGGCTGTCCCGGCGAACGTTCTGCTGAAGCCCTCAGACTGGCAGCACATTCTGGCCGACTCCGGGGCGTGCGCCGTGGTCGTGGCGCTCGAATTGCGGGATGAGTTCCTGAAGGTCGATCGCACCAAGCTGCCGAACCTCAAGTTCGTGCTCGTTGCCGGCGGAGAGTCGCTCCCCGGCGCGCTCAGTCTTGCTGACGCCATGTCCGCTGCCTCGCCCGCGCTCGATCCCGCCGCAACCGGAAAGGACGAACCCGCGTTCTGGCTGTACTCCTCCGGTTCGACGGGCGTGCCGAAAGGATGTGTCCACCGCCATCGCGACATGCTCGTCTGCGCCGAACGCTATGCCAAGGGTGTGCTTGGAATTCGCGAAGGCGACCGTTTCTTTAGCGTCGCCAAGCTCTTCTTTGCGTATGGGCTCGGCAACGGGCTCTACTTCCCGCTTGCCGCCGGCGCAACCGGCATTCTGTGGCCCGGGAGCACCTCGCCCGCAAACATCTACTCGGTCATCGAGCGCACGCGCCCGACGTTGTTTTTCTCCGTGCCCTCGAACTTTGCCGCGCTCCTCGCCACCACACGCGAAGGCCGCGACTACGATCTCAGCAGCATCCGCTACGCCGTTTCCGCCGGCGAATCGCTGCCCGCCTCGCTCTATCACCGCTTCCATGAGCGTTTCGGAGTCGAAATCCTCGATGCCATCGGTTCCACCGAGTGCCTGCACATGTTCATCGCCAACCGGCCCGGCGCCGCCCGTGCCGGCTCCAGCGGCCAGATCATTCCCGGATACGCAGCCCGCCTGCTCGACGAAAGCGGCCAGCCGGTCGCGGCCGGCGAAATCGGCAACCTGTTCATCCAGAGCGACGCCACCTGCATTGAGTATTGGAACCAGCCGGAGAAGACGCGCGCCACCATCCGCGAAGGCTGGATCCGCACCGGCGACAAATATCGCGTGGACGCCGACGGCTACTACTGGTACGCCGGCCGCTCCGACGACATGCTGAAGGTTTCAGGGATGTGGGTCAGTCCGGTAGAGATCGAGGCCGCGCTCATCGAACACCCCGCCGTCCTCGAAGCGGCGGTTGTCGGCCGCGAAGATGGCGAGCGCCTGGTGAAGCCAGCCGCCTACGTCGTGTTGCGCGACGCCGCTGGAACCGATGCGCTCGCCGCCGAGCTTCAGCAGTTCGTCGCGCAGAAGCTGGCCGCCTACAAGCGTCCTCGCTGGGTGGAGTTCCTGCCGGAGCTGCCCAAGACGGCCACGGGGAAAATCCAGCGCTTCAAGCTTCGCTGA
- a CDS encoding glycine betaine ABC transporter substrate-binding protein, with protein sequence MRRALTVVALLLLACACGPPRRDRLVVGSKNFTEQVVLGELIAQHLERRTGMPVDRRFYLAGSYICHQAVLAGRIDVYVEYTGTALTAILKQPPRSSREEVFAEVKREYAQRFGLAVGPSLGFNNTFAMVVRGNEARRLGISTLSQAAPHTPQWRLGVGYEFLERPDGYKGLARTYDLHFAEPPRVMDLGLLYRALTEKQVDMIAANATDGLIAALGLVVLEDDKHYFPPYEAAPIVREKTLSEHPAVGAALAELAGQISEDEMRRMNYAVDGERRDVKDVVREFLSRKHL encoded by the coding sequence ATGCGCCGCGCGCTGACCGTCGTCGCGTTGCTGCTGCTGGCGTGCGCCTGCGGGCCGCCGCGGCGCGATCGCCTGGTCGTGGGTTCGAAAAACTTCACCGAGCAGGTGGTGCTCGGCGAATTGATTGCGCAGCACCTGGAGCGACGCACGGGCATGCCGGTGGACCGCAGGTTTTATCTGGCAGGGTCGTACATCTGCCACCAGGCGGTCCTGGCTGGACGCATCGACGTCTACGTGGAGTACACCGGCACGGCTCTCACCGCGATCCTCAAGCAGCCGCCGCGCAGCAGCCGCGAAGAAGTGTTCGCCGAAGTGAAGCGTGAATACGCGCAACGCTTTGGCCTTGCGGTTGGGCCGTCGCTCGGCTTCAACAACACGTTTGCCATGGTGGTCCGCGGAAATGAGGCGCGCCGGCTCGGCATCAGCACGCTATCCCAAGCAGCGCCGCACACGCCGCAATGGCGGCTGGGAGTGGGCTACGAGTTTTTGGAGCGGCCCGACGGGTACAAGGGCCTGGCGCGGACCTACGACCTCCACTTCGCCGAGCCGCCGCGCGTGATGGACCTTGGCCTGCTGTATCGTGCACTGACGGAAAAACAGGTGGACATGATCGCGGCCAACGCGACTGACGGCTTGATCGCCGCCCTGGGGCTGGTTGTGCTGGAGGACGATAAACATTATTTCCCGCCCTACGAAGCGGCGCCCATCGTGCGCGAGAAGACGCTCTCGGAGCATCCCGCGGTTGGGGCGGCGCTGGCGGAGCTGGCCGGCCAGATCAGCGAAGACGAGATGCGGCGCATGAACTACGCCGTGGACGGCGAACGTCGCGACGTGAAGGACGTGGTCCGCGAGTTCCTCAGTCGCAAACATTTGTAG
- a CDS encoding rhodanese-like domain-containing protein yields MAGVINRDELKRKIEGKDKFVLVETLPSETYHHAHLPGAINLPLDKVRELGPQLLPDKNADIVVYCGSMT; encoded by the coding sequence ATGGCTGGAGTCATCAACCGCGATGAGTTGAAACGCAAGATCGAGGGCAAAGACAAGTTCGTGCTGGTCGAGACGCTGCCTTCAGAGACCTATCACCATGCGCACCTTCCCGGAGCGATCAATCTGCCGCTCGACAAGGTGCGGGAACTCGGGCCGCAGCTGCTGCCGGACAAGAACGCGGACATTGTCGTCTACTGCGGCAGCATGACCTGA
- a CDS encoding ATP-binding cassette domain-containing protein, which yields MSGRERSDGPAIAYRGVTYTVDGGRALLRELTLEIARGETLILLGRSGSGKTTALKLINRLLEPTSGEVIVEGRSTLRWDPIRLRRGIGYVIQEAVVFPHFTVERNVGLVPDLEKWPAERIRARVDEMLELVGLPPAEFRSRYPNQLSGGQRQRVGIARALAADPPILLMDEPFGALDPLTRAEIQREFRALQRRLAKTVVFVTHDLHEALLLGSRIALLEAGVMRGPFTPAEFLRSTDPLVREYVAAFRGGEAESTA from the coding sequence GTGTCTGGCAGAGAGCGCAGCGACGGCCCAGCCATCGCGTATCGCGGGGTGACGTACACCGTTGACGGCGGACGCGCGCTGCTGCGGGAACTCACGCTGGAGATCGCGCGCGGCGAAACGCTCATCCTGCTCGGCCGCAGCGGGTCCGGGAAAACGACCGCGCTGAAGCTTATCAACCGGCTGCTGGAGCCCACATCGGGCGAGGTCATCGTCGAAGGACGCTCCACGCTACGGTGGGACCCGATCCGCCTGCGGCGGGGCATCGGATACGTCATCCAGGAGGCCGTTGTTTTCCCGCACTTCACGGTGGAGCGCAACGTCGGGCTGGTTCCCGACCTGGAAAAATGGCCCGCGGAGCGCATCCGCGCCCGCGTGGATGAAATGCTGGAGCTGGTCGGACTGCCGCCGGCCGAATTTCGCTCGCGTTATCCCAATCAACTTTCAGGCGGGCAGCGGCAGCGCGTGGGGATTGCGCGCGCGCTGGCGGCCGATCCGCCGATTCTCCTCATGGATGAGCCGTTCGGCGCGCTCGATCCGCTAACGCGCGCCGAGATCCAGCGCGAATTTCGCGCGCTGCAGCGGCGGCTGGCCAAGACCGTCGTCTTTGTCACTCACGACCTGCACGAAGCGTTGCTGCTGGGATCGCGGATCGCGCTGCTCGAAGCCGGCGTGATGCGCGGGCCGTTTACGCCGGCGGAGTTTCTGCGCTCAACCGATCCCCTGGTACGGGAATATGTGGCGGCGTTTCGGGGCGGGGAAGCTGAGTCAACAGCGTAG
- a CDS encoding DUF6569 family protein, which yields MRRSTWFSATAVVSALAMLLVFFGMLPASSAYAGEATPTQGYKVLSPITHANLTIFPVVASSARDTSGFLTLDEGLRSGEVVVTEAGRIAMVRRPGQRDWLPNGGAQVNNLVLVNNSKRPLLLLAGEIVTGGKQDRVIATDRIVPAGSDPMDLGVFCVEPGRWTATSDKFGGFSQMAQPSVRHKAMGAKSQQEVWAEVNSSKDSATRNVAAASPAAAASLGGTSSYARVMGNDEVKRQVDAIAAPVQASFTGVLNELRDRNAVGVVVAVNGRIIWADIFASTSLLEKYWPKLSRSYAAEAYVRGGNASSVDLAAAQRFLNEASGTREVSEVEPGVYRHTEVSGNGYRVFELTSLLPKTGFDLHIAKMAE from the coding sequence ATGAGACGCAGTACGTGGTTTTCTGCGACCGCCGTCGTCTCGGCGCTCGCCATGCTCCTGGTGTTCTTCGGGATGCTTCCGGCTTCATCGGCTTATGCCGGCGAAGCCACTCCCACCCAGGGATACAAAGTTCTTTCACCCATCACCCATGCCAATCTGACGATTTTTCCCGTCGTCGCCTCCAGCGCTCGTGACACTTCGGGATTTCTCACGCTCGATGAAGGCCTTCGCTCCGGTGAAGTCGTGGTCACCGAAGCAGGACGCATCGCCATGGTCCGCCGTCCCGGACAACGCGATTGGTTGCCCAACGGCGGCGCGCAGGTCAACAACCTGGTGCTGGTGAACAACTCCAAGCGGCCGCTGCTGCTGCTTGCCGGCGAAATCGTGACCGGCGGCAAGCAGGACCGCGTGATCGCCACGGACCGCATCGTGCCTGCGGGCAGCGACCCGATGGACCTGGGCGTCTTCTGTGTCGAGCCCGGCCGCTGGACCGCGACCTCAGACAAGTTCGGCGGCTTCTCCCAGATGGCGCAACCCAGCGTTCGCCACAAGGCCATGGGCGCCAAAAGCCAGCAGGAGGTGTGGGCCGAAGTCAACAGCTCCAAAGACAGCGCCACCCGGAACGTCGCGGCGGCATCGCCTGCGGCAGCAGCCAGCCTCGGCGGGACATCCTCCTACGCGCGCGTGATGGGCAACGATGAAGTGAAGCGCCAGGTCGACGCCATCGCCGCTCCCGTGCAGGCCAGCTTTACCGGCGTGCTGAACGAGCTGCGCGATCGCAACGCCGTGGGCGTGGTGGTGGCCGTCAACGGGCGCATCATCTGGGCCGACATCTTCGCCAGCACCTCCCTCCTGGAGAAGTATTGGCCCAAGCTTTCGCGCTCGTATGCGGCCGAAGCCTACGTTCGCGGCGGCAACGCCAGCAGCGTGGACCTCGCCGCCGCCCAGCGCTTCCTCAACGAAGCCAGCGGCACGCGCGAGGTCAGCGAAGTCGAGCCCGGCGTCTATCGCCACACCGAGGTATCCGGCAACGGCTATCGGGTGTTCGAACTGACGTCGCTTCTGCCCAAGACCGGCTTCGACCTCCACATCGCCAAGATGGCGGAGTAG
- a CDS encoding ABC transporter permease yields the protein MNVFEFMMKDRAEVSTLVLEHVWLVGISMLLAIAVGLPLGIMLTRRRWQKPVIGLANVLQTIPSLALFGFLLPAPWLGARADRLAITALTLYALLPIIRNTYVGIAGVDPAIREAARGMGLTDSQLLWRIELPLSMGVIIAGVRTATVICVGVATIAAAIGAGGLGEFIFRGVAMVNNQLILAGAIPAAALAVGADVGLGALERRLKARW from the coding sequence ATGAACGTTTTCGAATTCATGATGAAAGACCGCGCCGAGGTGAGCACGCTCGTGCTCGAACATGTGTGGCTGGTGGGCATCTCCATGCTGCTGGCGATTGCGGTGGGGCTGCCGCTCGGCATCATGCTCACGCGCCGCCGTTGGCAAAAGCCGGTGATCGGGCTGGCGAACGTGCTGCAGACGATTCCCAGCCTGGCGCTTTTTGGATTTCTACTGCCCGCGCCGTGGCTGGGGGCGCGCGCGGACCGGCTGGCCATCACGGCGCTCACGCTGTACGCGCTGCTGCCCATCATCCGCAACACGTACGTTGGGATCGCGGGTGTCGATCCGGCGATCCGCGAGGCGGCGCGCGGCATGGGTCTCACCGATTCGCAGCTGCTGTGGCGCATCGAGCTGCCGCTCTCGATGGGCGTGATCATCGCAGGCGTTCGCACCGCGACCGTGATCTGCGTGGGCGTGGCTACGATTGCCGCTGCGATCGGCGCCGGCGGCCTGGGCGAATTCATTTTTCGCGGGGTGGCGATGGTGAACAACCAGCTCATCCTGGCCGGCGCAATTCCGGCGGCGGCATTGGCCGTGGGCGCTGACGTCGGATTGGGCGCGCTGGAGCGGCGGCTGAAGGCGCGCTGGTGA
- a CDS encoding sigma-70 family RNA polymerase sigma factor: MSGSAQSPAGTRWLAEVRPVLRKLFAQSGASKFGLSEAAFSQALSEAAQKYLPATAAAKEAAEFWRGLKLEELALARACAAGIEAAWDIFLARYREKLYDAAWAIAREESAARELADSLYANLYGMNERDGRRVSKLASYMGRGSLEGWLRTVLAQEHVDRYRSRRRLVSLDEEEEAGHQFIAAERVEEQPADPRLVQAVDQALGKLPAEDRYVLASYFLDERTLAEIAKSLGVHESTISRRLDKITKSLHAAVREGLLHQGMSRRQAEEALEADVRDLQVNLRARLSAQEAPVKQRNVET; this comes from the coding sequence ATGAGCGGAAGCGCCCAATCACCGGCCGGGACTCGCTGGCTGGCGGAAGTGCGTCCGGTGCTGCGCAAGCTGTTTGCCCAGTCGGGCGCGTCGAAGTTCGGGCTCAGCGAGGCGGCGTTTTCGCAGGCGCTCAGCGAAGCGGCGCAAAAGTACCTGCCGGCCACCGCAGCAGCCAAGGAAGCGGCGGAGTTCTGGCGCGGCCTGAAGCTGGAAGAGCTGGCGCTGGCGCGGGCCTGCGCCGCGGGCATCGAGGCAGCGTGGGACATCTTTCTTGCCCGCTATCGCGAAAAGCTCTATGACGCGGCCTGGGCCATCGCGCGCGAGGAGTCGGCAGCGCGGGAGCTGGCCGATTCGCTCTACGCCAACCTGTATGGAATGAATGAGCGCGACGGGCGCCGGGTGTCGAAGCTGGCGTCGTACATGGGCCGCGGATCGCTGGAGGGCTGGTTGCGCACGGTCCTGGCGCAGGAGCACGTGGACCGCTACCGCAGCCGTCGCCGGCTGGTCAGCCTGGATGAGGAGGAAGAGGCGGGACACCAGTTTATCGCCGCCGAGCGGGTAGAGGAGCAGCCGGCCGATCCCAGGCTGGTCCAGGCGGTGGACCAGGCGCTGGGCAAGTTGCCTGCCGAGGACCGCTATGTGCTCGCCTCCTATTTTCTGGATGAGCGGACGCTGGCGGAAATCGCCAAGTCGCTTGGGGTACACGAATCCACCATCAGCCGCAGGCTGGACAAGATTACGAAGTCACTGCATGCGGCGGTCCGCGAGGGCCTGCTGCACCAGGGCATGAGCCGGCGCCAGGCCGAGGAGGCGTTAGAGGCAGACGTGCGGGACTTGCAGGTGAATCTGCGGGCGCGATTGAGCGCCCAGGAGGCGCCGGTCAAGCAGCGCAACGTGGAAACATAG
- a CDS encoding YCF48-related protein, producing the protein MGQLPKIVVDRLRAAAGPVRPGNGSGANQNPAERQKHAMANHPDADLLTGFMEQALAGQEREQVVEHLAACGMCRDVVALAAPESVAPALVQGPVSDASSWLRWPVLRWGSAAAVVAVGVIGIALYRNQPSRPPANQVASARSSSNSVAPVTREAVPAQGKSGSKTEPKKAETTVAASDRPSPDVREKSKEALAAPASAKRAPERMEVASAARVPARPLDKVAPKPTSPVATAEQAHVDEPSSVVAVSAGSTPLVEVQPQTSAGGFEMVPQPEKTFSLQGQPTPWGSTPLIGGTASAEARRGPSTPVTVASENRNNKAGFVGRLGKTTGFANSKSLLGTSLRASESGASESEAPAVLLNARWNVSLGALMRSVDEGRSWQTVNVGQGGVWRAVNANNSDVWVGGAKGALYHSDDGGVRWHAVVPEAGDRKLTSDVTRIEFADTIHGHVHTSSGEVWSTIDGGRTWSVQP; encoded by the coding sequence ATGGGGCAGCTTCCCAAGATCGTAGTTGATCGTTTGCGCGCGGCAGCAGGGCCGGTGCGTCCCGGCAACGGCAGCGGGGCGAACCAGAACCCGGCCGAACGGCAGAAGCACGCCATGGCGAACCATCCCGACGCGGACCTGCTGACCGGCTTCATGGAGCAGGCGCTGGCGGGGCAGGAGCGTGAGCAGGTTGTGGAGCACCTGGCGGCTTGCGGCATGTGCCGCGACGTGGTTGCGCTGGCGGCGCCGGAGTCTGTTGCACCAGCGTTGGTGCAAGGGCCGGTGAGCGACGCGAGTTCGTGGTTGCGCTGGCCGGTGCTGCGCTGGGGAAGCGCAGCAGCGGTGGTGGCGGTGGGAGTTATCGGGATCGCGCTGTATCGCAATCAGCCGTCCCGCCCGCCGGCGAACCAAGTTGCCAGCGCGCGCTCCAGTTCCAACTCGGTGGCGCCGGTGACGCGAGAGGCAGTCCCCGCGCAGGGCAAGAGCGGATCCAAGACCGAGCCGAAGAAGGCCGAGACGACGGTCGCCGCCAGCGACCGCCCTTCCCCCGATGTAAGGGAGAAATCAAAAGAGGCACTTGCGGCGCCCGCTTCGGCGAAGCGTGCGCCGGAACGCATGGAGGTGGCAAGCGCCGCTCGCGTGCCGGCAAGGCCGCTGGACAAGGTAGCGCCGAAACCGACCAGCCCGGTTGCAACCGCCGAACAGGCGCACGTGGACGAACCCTCGAGCGTGGTGGCGGTGTCAGCGGGCTCAACTCCGCTGGTTGAGGTGCAGCCGCAGACCAGCGCAGGCGGTTTTGAGATGGTGCCGCAGCCGGAGAAGACCTTCTCGCTGCAGGGCCAGCCGACGCCCTGGGGCAGCACGCCGTTGATCGGCGGAACGGCAAGCGCTGAGGCGCGTCGCGGTCCGAGCACTCCGGTCACGGTTGCGAGCGAGAACCGCAACAACAAGGCGGGCTTTGTTGGGCGGCTGGGCAAGACCACTGGTTTCGCCAACAGCAAGAGCCTGCTGGGCACGAGCCTGCGGGCATCGGAGAGCGGCGCGAGTGAATCTGAGGCGCCTGCGGTCCTGCTGAACGCGCGATGGAACGTGTCGCTGGGCGCGCTGATGCGCTCGGTTGACGAGGGCCGCAGCTGGCAGACGGTCAATGTTGGCCAGGGCGGGGTGTGGCGGGCGGTCAACGCCAACAATTCCGACGTGTGGGTGGGCGGCGCCAAGGGCGCGCTGTATCACTCCGACGACGGCGGCGTCCGCTGGCACGCGGTGGTTCCTGAAGCAGGCGACCGCAAGCTGACGTCCGACGTCACGCGCATCGAATTCGCCGACACGATCCATGGCCATGTGCATACCTCGAGCGGCGAGGTTTGGTCCACGATCGACGGCGGACGCACTTGGTCAGTGCAGCCGTAG
- a CDS encoding thymidine kinase: MNLTKGNIGWIEVICGPMFSGKSEELIRRLRRAEIARQRMQIFKPVIDQRYGDDHIVSHSDARIRSVSVRDAADIESRLDLRTEVIGIDEAQFLGMEMVPLVIRLADMGKRILIAGLDTDYLGRPFHPMPELLAVADEITKTLAICMQCGNPAKHTQRLVASEDLIVVGAAGMYEARCRRCFEPNLAKVAQEKASENGKVQPASPAVTAGSA, encoded by the coding sequence ATGAACCTTACCAAGGGCAACATCGGCTGGATCGAAGTGATCTGCGGTCCCATGTTCAGCGGCAAGAGCGAGGAACTCATCCGCCGCCTTCGCCGCGCCGAGATCGCGCGCCAGCGCATGCAGATTTTCAAGCCGGTGATCGATCAGCGCTACGGCGACGACCACATCGTCTCGCACAGCGACGCCAGGATCCGCTCCGTCTCCGTACGCGACGCTGCCGATATCGAATCGCGCCTCGACCTGCGCACCGAGGTCATCGGCATCGACGAGGCGCAGTTTCTCGGCATGGAAATGGTTCCGCTGGTCATCCGCCTCGCCGACATGGGAAAGCGCATCCTGATCGCCGGCCTCGATACCGACTATCTCGGCCGCCCGTTCCATCCCATGCCCGAACTGCTTGCCGTGGCCGACGAGATCACCAAGACGCTCGCCATCTGCATGCAGTGCGGCAACCCCGCCAAGCACACCCAGCGCCTGGTGGCCAGCGAAGACCTGATCGTGGTCGGCGCCGCCGGCATGTACGAAGCCCGCTGCCGCCGCTGCTTCGAGCCCAACCTGGCCAAGGTGGCGCAGGAAAAAGCATCGGAAAATGGCAAGGTCCAGCCGGCATCGCCTGCCGTCACCGCCGGATCGGCCTGA
- the nagA gene encoding N-acetylglucosamine-6-phosphate deacetylase encodes MITALTAAELWTPLERIADAVVLVEDRVVTAVGPRSAVAIPPRAHVNDFGANVLAPGYVDIHVHGGAGIDVMSAAADGRAAMESLLARHGVTTYCPTTVTAPLDATLRALERLGDAITGNHPDPLARPIGIHLEGPFISHAKRGVHPPADIAAPSVRLFERFWQASQGHIALMTIAPELEGAAEVIAAAVRHGVCVSLGHSNAELAAARAAIAAGARHATHTFNAMRALDHREPGIAGCVLSDDRVTADIIADGIHVDPAMVGLFLKAKGAENAVLITDAISATGMGDGTFQLGAFTVEVRGDRCLHDGKLAGSVLTMERAVVNVMEFAGWELGPALRLASLNPARVIGRQRERGRIAPGARADIVVVTPSGEVVTTFCGGVEFES; translated from the coding sequence ATGATCACCGCCCTGACCGCCGCCGAGCTGTGGACGCCCCTGGAGCGCATTGCCGACGCCGTGGTGCTGGTCGAGGATCGCGTGGTCACGGCGGTGGGACCGCGCAGCGCGGTGGCAATTCCTCCACGCGCGCACGTCAATGACTTTGGCGCCAATGTTCTCGCGCCCGGCTATGTGGACATTCACGTGCACGGCGGCGCCGGAATCGACGTGATGAGCGCCGCTGCCGACGGCCGCGCCGCCATGGAAAGTCTGCTGGCGCGGCACGGCGTTACCACGTACTGCCCTACCACGGTCACGGCGCCGCTCGACGCGACCCTGCGCGCGCTGGAGCGCCTGGGCGACGCCATAACCGGCAACCATCCCGACCCGCTGGCGCGGCCGATTGGCATTCACCTGGAAGGACCGTTCATCAGCCACGCCAAGCGCGGTGTGCATCCGCCGGCCGATATCGCCGCCCCGTCGGTGCGGTTGTTCGAACGCTTCTGGCAGGCGTCGCAGGGCCACATCGCGCTGATGACGATCGCGCCTGAACTGGAGGGAGCTGCCGAGGTGATCGCGGCGGCGGTGCGGCATGGTGTGTGCGTCAGCCTGGGACACAGCAACGCCGAACTCGCCGCGGCGCGAGCGGCCATCGCTGCGGGCGCGCGCCATGCGACGCACACCTTCAACGCCATGCGCGCGCTGGACCATCGCGAACCGGGCATCGCCGGCTGCGTGCTGAGCGATGACCGCGTGACTGCCGACATTATTGCCGATGGCATTCACGTCGATCCTGCCATGGTGGGCCTGTTCCTGAAAGCCAAGGGCGCGGAGAACGCGGTGCTGATCACCGACGCGATCAGCGCTACCGGCATGGGCGACGGCACATTTCAGCTGGGCGCATTCACCGTTGAAGTGCGCGGCGACCGCTGCCTGCACGACGGCAAGCTTGCCGGCAGCGTGCTCACGATGGAGCGCGCGGTGGTGAACGTGATGGAATTCGCCGGCTGGGAGCTCGGTCCGGCGCTGCGTCTGGCGTCGCTGAACCCGGCGCGCGTCATCGGCCGGCAGCGCGAGCGCGGCAGGATTGCGCCGGGAGCGCGGGCCGACATCGTCGTGGTCACGCCCAGCGGCGAGGTGGTCACCACTTTCTGCGGCGGCGTGGAGTTCGAGTCCTAG